A part of Streptomyces sp. NBC_01235 genomic DNA contains:
- a CDS encoding PhzF family phenazine biosynthesis protein has translation MSRPSRPSAGRRDLPITIVHACLREGGGGSPTAVVDEASSPLADNLLADDERRGVPALAGTSHAVFLSADHDRVDRSGNDRPVVLARFFTAEGELPACGHGTVAALAFLAEHAGGEEYRVDLRVSGRVIEGRTVREASSSVEVVFEAGPVGLRETSAGELAVLLPALGLPAEAASGACIATLGRPRLLVPVTTRSALSALAPAPDRLAAACDRLGLLGCFVHSPMSASGRAAARMFAPSIGVPEDIANANSSACLAAHLLARQGTTEIAVDMGEALGCPSTITAGARHTSSGVVVDVTGTARTGQVLDRPR, from the coding sequence GTGAGTCGCCCTTCCCGTCCGTCGGCGGGCCGCCGCGACCTGCCCATCACGATCGTGCACGCGTGCCTGCGCGAAGGCGGTGGTGGCAGCCCAACCGCAGTGGTGGACGAGGCCTCGTCGCCCTTGGCCGACAACCTGTTGGCCGACGACGAGCGCCGCGGCGTGCCGGCCCTGGCCGGCACGTCCCACGCGGTCTTTCTCTCGGCTGATCATGATCGGGTGGACAGGAGCGGGAACGACCGGCCCGTGGTCTTGGCGCGCTTCTTCACCGCGGAAGGGGAACTGCCCGCGTGCGGCCACGGCACCGTGGCCGCCCTGGCCTTCCTCGCCGAGCACGCGGGCGGCGAGGAGTACCGGGTCGACCTGCGTGTGTCGGGGCGAGTCATCGAGGGGCGCACAGTCCGCGAGGCGTCGTCGTCCGTCGAGGTCGTCTTCGAGGCGGGGCCGGTAGGCCTGCGTGAGACCTCGGCCGGCGAACTCGCGGTGCTCCTCCCCGCTTTGGGGCTCCCCGCGGAGGCCGCATCCGGAGCCTGCATCGCCACGCTAGGACGTCCACGGCTGCTCGTCCCCGTCACTACCCGGTCCGCTCTCTCCGCACTGGCCCCGGCCCCCGACCGGCTCGCCGCCGCTTGTGACCGCCTGGGCCTGCTGGGCTGCTTCGTCCACTCTCCGATGTCGGCCTCGGGCCGGGCCGCGGCCCGCATGTTCGCCCCGTCGATCGGCGTACCGGAGGACATCGCCAACGCGAACAGCTCCGCCTGCCTGGCCGCCCACCTGCTCGCCCGTCAGGGCACCACCGAGATCGCCGTCGACATGGGCGAGGCCTTGGGCTGTCCGTCCACCATCACCGCCGGCGCACGCCACACTTCGTCGGGGGTTGTGGTTGACGTCACCGGCACCGCGAGGACCGGGCAAGTACTCGACCGTCCTCGCTAG
- a CDS encoding carboxymuconolactone decarboxylase family protein: MPRIVPLEPPYTDEVGAQLASMMPGGAPPIGLFRMFARNLPMTSAMHGWGRYELGRQLTLTMRAREIVIDRTCALCGCEYEWGVHVMTYAERVGLTREQTASLVHGGPADECWTSERERLLILAVDALHEYSDIDDALWARLASVFSDLQLLDLLLLCGWYHAISFAARAARVPHEPGAPRFADVLPRVR, encoded by the coding sequence ATGCCGCGGATAGTCCCGCTGGAGCCGCCGTACACCGACGAGGTCGGCGCACAGCTCGCGAGCATGATGCCTGGGGGAGCTCCGCCGATCGGGCTGTTCCGGATGTTCGCCAGAAACCTGCCGATGACCAGCGCCATGCACGGGTGGGGGCGCTACGAGCTGGGGAGGCAGCTGACCCTGACCATGCGGGCACGTGAGATCGTCATAGACCGGACGTGCGCGCTGTGCGGCTGCGAATACGAGTGGGGCGTGCACGTGATGACCTACGCCGAGCGGGTCGGCCTCACACGCGAACAGACGGCGTCGCTGGTCCACGGCGGCCCCGCCGACGAGTGCTGGACGTCCGAGCGGGAACGGCTGCTCATCCTCGCTGTCGATGCGCTGCACGAGTATTCCGACATCGACGACGCACTGTGGGCACGGCTCGCATCGGTCTTCAGCGACCTCCAGTTGCTCGACCTGCTCCTGCTGTGCGGCTGGTACCACGCCATCAGCTTCGCCGCGCGAGCCGCGCGGGTGCCGCACGAGCCCGGCGCGCCTCGCTTCGCCGACGTCCTCCCCCGCGTCCGGTGA
- a CDS encoding winged helix-turn-helix transcriptional regulator, giving the protein MAAMDLFGRRWALRILWELRAGPLGARALLARCEGLSSSVLYQRLRELTSRGIIAPSADGYELTQLGVALGHALRPLDEWATIWAEAEAEAEAEAEAEAEAQAQAQDGQAEQAD; this is encoded by the coding sequence ATGGCCGCGATGGACCTGTTCGGTCGCCGCTGGGCGCTGCGAATCCTCTGGGAGTTGCGTGCCGGCCCGCTCGGTGCCCGCGCACTGCTCGCGCGGTGCGAAGGCCTGTCGTCCAGCGTGCTCTACCAGCGGCTCCGCGAACTCACGTCGAGAGGGATCATCGCTCCCTCGGCCGATGGTTACGAGCTCACCCAGCTGGGCGTAGCCCTTGGCCACGCCCTCCGTCCGCTCGACGAGTGGGCGACCATCTGGGCGGAGGCGGAGGCGGAGGCGGAGGCGGAGGCGGAGGCGGAGGCGGAGGCGCAGGCCCAGGCGCAGGACGGCCAGGCCGAGCAGGCGGATTGA
- a CDS encoding helix-turn-helix domain-containing protein, with amino-acid sequence MPQRRVITGRSQEPRQRFAEELRTLRAGSGTSLRALGERLGWDWSLFGKMEKGETLGSPEVVQALDQHYGTPGLLLALWELAAGDHTQFRERYRRYMALEAEAVSLWHFAVSVLPGLLQTPGYAREVLAVGGLKGKELEQQTEARMGRRELLEGQDAPPFRTILSEAVLRTPLRDVAEWRAQLEYLAEMAERESVTVQVLLQSAGVHGLVGTDVWFLRLADGRPVAYTENAHWGELVEESARVERLQRAYDVVRDMALPPGESRKFILRMLEEVPCDLST; translated from the coding sequence ATGCCGCAGCGACGCGTCATCACCGGCCGCAGCCAGGAACCCCGTCAGCGGTTCGCCGAGGAGTTGCGGACCCTACGGGCGGGGAGCGGAACAAGCCTGCGGGCCCTCGGCGAACGGCTGGGCTGGGACTGGTCGTTGTTCGGAAAGATGGAGAAGGGCGAGACGCTCGGCAGCCCGGAGGTCGTCCAGGCGCTGGACCAGCACTACGGGACGCCGGGGCTGCTGCTGGCGCTGTGGGAGCTGGCCGCCGGGGACCATACGCAGTTCCGGGAGCGGTACCGGCGGTACATGGCGCTGGAGGCGGAGGCGGTGAGCTTGTGGCACTTCGCGGTGAGTGTGCTGCCTGGGTTGTTGCAGACGCCGGGGTATGCGCGGGAGGTTCTGGCGGTCGGCGGCCTGAAGGGGAAGGAACTGGAGCAGCAGACCGAGGCGCGAATGGGACGGCGGGAGTTGCTGGAGGGCCAGGATGCACCGCCGTTCCGGACGATCCTGTCGGAGGCGGTGTTGCGGACGCCATTGCGGGACGTGGCTGAGTGGCGCGCGCAGCTGGAGTACCTGGCAGAGATGGCGGAGAGGGAGTCCGTCACCGTCCAGGTGCTGCTGCAGAGCGCAGGAGTGCACGGCTTGGTCGGCACCGACGTGTGGTTCCTACGCCTTGCGGATGGGCGGCCTGTTGCTTACACCGAGAATGCTCACTGGGGTGAGCTGGTCGAAGAAAGTGCGAGGGTCGAGCGCTTGCAGCGTGCCTACGATGTGGTGCGCGACATGGCCCTGCCCCCTGGCGAGTCGCGAAAGTTCATCCTGCGCATGTTGGAGGAAGTGCCGTGCGACCTTTCGACTTGA
- a CDS encoding DUF397 domain-containing protein: MRPFDLTVATWRKSSYSNPDGGACVEVSDDFAAAVPVRDSKVPHGPVLVFPAGGWTSFVSAIRNRQLSD; the protein is encoded by the coding sequence GTGCGACCTTTCGACTTGACCGTCGCGACCTGGCGAAAGAGCAGCTATAGCAACCCGGACGGTGGCGCGTGCGTCGAGGTCTCTGACGACTTCGCCGCTGCCGTCCCGGTACGGGACAGCAAGGTTCCCCACGGCCCGGTGCTTGTGTTCCCTGCTGGCGGGTGGACCTCCTTCGTTTCGGCAATCAGGAACCGGCAGTTGAGCGACTGA
- a CDS encoding TetR/AcrR family transcriptional regulator produces MTHSVAREPQRRNSRSNRARILATARQELGRNPDVTLEEIARASGVVRRTLFGHFPGRAALLEALAEEASEALHGVLADAARPQEPAERALAHFVYALWPVGDRYRLLLALAQRDLGLERVAEILAPARDEVTAILARGQRDGVFHTQLPPAVLSAGLEGMHIALLEQVNTGALEDDGTRTAVATLVAAGVPEGRARAVAADVRRAEAADDAPTTTGGEPVGGV; encoded by the coding sequence GTGACCCACTCCGTGGCCCGCGAGCCGCAGCGGCGCAATTCGCGGTCCAACCGGGCGCGCATCCTGGCCACGGCCCGTCAGGAGCTCGGCCGGAATCCGGACGTCACCCTGGAGGAGATCGCGCGGGCCTCCGGTGTCGTACGGCGTACGCTCTTCGGCCACTTTCCCGGGCGGGCCGCACTGTTGGAGGCGCTCGCGGAGGAGGCGTCCGAAGCGCTGCACGGTGTGCTGGCGGACGCGGCCAGGCCTCAGGAGCCGGCCGAGCGGGCGCTCGCGCACTTCGTGTACGCGCTCTGGCCGGTCGGCGACCGCTACCGGCTGCTCCTCGCGCTGGCCCAGCGTGACCTGGGCCTGGAGCGGGTGGCCGAGATCCTCGCCCCCGCCCGCGACGAGGTCACGGCCATCCTGGCGCGGGGGCAGCGCGACGGTGTGTTCCACACGCAGCTGCCGCCCGCCGTGCTGAGCGCCGGGCTGGAGGGGATGCACATCGCGCTGCTGGAGCAGGTCAACACCGGGGCGCTGGAGGACGACGGGACGCGGACGGCCGTCGCCACGCTCGTCGCGGCGGGCGTGCCGGAGGGGCGGGCTCGGGCCGTGGCCGCCGACGTCCGGCGGGCGGAGGCCGCGGACGACGCGCCGACGACGACCGGCGGGGAGCCGGTGGGCGGCGTCTGA
- a CDS encoding MarR family winged helix-turn-helix transcriptional regulator produces MADPADHPADLPACPSAQGAGSGLLPPELRGWMLLLAATGAVEQRLRSVVKERLDVSHDEFLVLCLLAEQPREGLRMTRIAELLGRPKTRLTYQIACLQHAGLVTRQSVCGDKRGVGVALTDKARRLLREASAVLAETVTEALAHVMGPEQCAALSGLLPDAATEEAQAQESAQESAEPEPAAASD; encoded by the coding sequence ATGGCAGACCCCGCTGACCACCCCGCCGACCTGCCCGCATGCCCGTCCGCGCAGGGCGCCGGAAGCGGTCTGCTGCCGCCCGAGCTGCGCGGCTGGATGCTGCTGCTGGCCGCGACGGGGGCGGTGGAGCAGCGGCTGCGGTCAGTGGTCAAGGAGCGGCTCGACGTCTCGCACGACGAGTTCCTGGTCCTGTGCCTGTTGGCGGAGCAGCCCCGGGAAGGCCTCCGCATGACCCGGATCGCGGAGCTGCTGGGGCGCCCCAAGACCCGGCTGACGTATCAGATCGCCTGCCTCCAGCACGCCGGCCTCGTCACCCGCCAGTCGGTCTGCGGCGACAAGCGCGGTGTCGGGGTGGCCCTCACCGACAAGGCGCGCCGGCTGTTGCGGGAGGCGTCGGCCGTGCTCGCCGAGACGGTCACCGAGGCGCTGGCCCACGTCATGGGTCCCGAGCAGTGCGCCGCGCTGAGCGGGCTGCTGCCGGACGCGGCCACGGAGGAGGCGCAGGCGCAGGAGTCGGCACAGGAGTCGGCGGAGCCGGAGCCCGCCGCAGCCTCCGACTGA
- a CDS encoding YceI family protein translates to MTVAVETGLWQLDAGASTVALKHKTMWGLVTVKGVFTAVSGGGEVGADGAATGTLTLDAASLDTKNAKRDTHLRGADFFDADNHPEITFAVRSAALGADGAVKVSGQLTVRGISRPQSFTARLSQADADAVTLDAEFTVDRSEFGLGWNQMGMIRGLTTVTTTLRFTRTVA, encoded by the coding sequence ATGACCGTCGCCGTGGAAACCGGACTGTGGCAGCTCGACGCGGGCGCCTCCACCGTCGCCCTGAAGCACAAGACGATGTGGGGCCTGGTCACCGTCAAGGGCGTCTTCACCGCCGTCAGCGGCGGGGGCGAGGTGGGCGCCGACGGTGCCGCCACCGGCACCCTGACCCTGGACGCGGCCTCCCTCGACACGAAGAACGCCAAGCGGGACACGCACCTGCGCGGCGCGGACTTCTTCGACGCCGACAACCACCCCGAGATCACCTTCGCGGTGCGCTCCGCCGCGCTCGGCGCCGACGGGGCCGTGAAGGTGTCCGGTCAGCTGACCGTGCGCGGCATCAGCCGGCCCCAGTCCTTCACCGCGCGACTGAGCCAGGCGGACGCCGACGCCGTCACGCTGGACGCCGAATTCACCGTGGACCGCAGCGAGTTCGGGCTGGGCTGGAACCAAATGGGCATGATCCGCGGCCTGACCACCGTCACCACCACGCTCCGCTTCACGCGCACAGTGGCGTGA